One region of Geovibrio ferrireducens genomic DNA includes:
- a CDS encoding metal-sensing transcriptional repressor, translating into MRQCIDVPKVRTRIKKIEGQLRAISDMVDKDVPCEDILIQINAAKSALHKVGQLVLEGHLQHCVRDGIEHGNADRTIAEFAKAVEHFSRIG; encoded by the coding sequence ATGCGTCAGTGTATAGACGTTCCGAAGGTACGCACACGAATAAAAAAGATCGAAGGTCAGCTCAGGGCTATTTCGGATATGGTTGATAAGGATGTCCCCTGCGAGGATATACTTATCCAGATAAACGCCGCCAAGAGCGCGCTGCACAAGGTCGGGCAGCTTGTTCTGGAAGGGCACTTGCAGCACTGCGTCCGTGACGGGATAGAGCACGGAAACGCGGACAGAACCATAGCCGAATTTGCCAAAGCAGTGGAGCACTTTTCGAGAATAGGCTAG